The Mugil cephalus isolate CIBA_MC_2020 chromosome 19, CIBA_Mcephalus_1.1, whole genome shotgun sequence genome has a window encoding:
- the prkab1a gene encoding 5'-AMP-activated protein kinase subunit beta-1a, translating to MGNTSSERAAMGHGEKAQRRDSRGTKEGERPKILMDSPEDADIFHGEDLKAPLEKEEFLAWQQDLEAEDKGPTLDRPTVFRWTGDGKEVYLSGSFNNWANKIPLIRSQNTFVAIVDLPEGEHQYKFYVDGQWTHDPAEPVVTSQLGTVNNVIQVKKTDFEVFDALMVDSQKCSDMSDLSSSPPGPYHQDAYVPKQEEKIKSPPILPPHLLQVILNKDTGISCDPALLPEPNHVMLNHLYALSIKDGVMVLSATHRYKKKYVTTLLYKPI from the exons ATGGGGAATACGAGCAGTGAGAGGGCTGCGATGGGCCATGGGGAGAAGGCTCAGCGGAGGGACAGCCGAGGTacaaaagagggagagaggccaAAAATCCTGATGGATAGCCCGGAGGATGCAGATATTTTTCATGGAGAAGACTTGAAG gcTCCGTTAGAGAAAGAGGAGTTCCTCGCGTGGCAGCAGGACCTGGAAGCAGAAGACAAAGGGCCAACTCTAGATCGACCGACAGTGTTTCGCTGGACTGGTGACGGAAAGGAGGTCTACCTCTCTGGATCCTTCAACAACTGGGCCAACAAGATTCCTCTCATTAGAAG TCAGAACACCTTCGTGGCAATCGTTGATCTACCCGAAGGGGAGCATCAGTACAAGTTTTATGTGGACGGCCAGTGGACCCACGACCCAGCAGAG CCTGTTGTAACCAGCCAGCTAGGCACAGTCAACAATGTCATCCAGGTGAAGAAAACAGACTTTGAAGTGTTTGATGCTCTAATGGTGGACTCGCAGAAATGCTCCGACATGTCAG ACCTATCCAGCTCACCTCCTGGTCCCTATCACCAGGACGCGTATGTTCctaaacaggaagagaagatTAAGTCTCCACCCATACTCCCGCCTCACCTCCTGCAGGTCATCCTCAACAAAGACACTGGCATTTCC TGTGACCCTGCGCTACTCCCAGAACCCAACCATGTCATGCTCAATCACCTCTATGCTCTTTCTATTAAG GATGGAGTGATGGTGCTCAGTGCGACACATCGCTACAAGAAGAAGTACGTCACCACCCTGCTGTATAAGCCCATCTGA